In Uranotaenia lowii strain MFRU-FL chromosome 2, ASM2978415v1, whole genome shotgun sequence, one genomic interval encodes:
- the LOC129742309 gene encoding uncharacterized protein LOC129742309: protein MEQKSNMQCNIKEQPSDRESEELEQEKVDLSPENSKKSDNSPADDTFSKLAADADNGEKLQCMTGTLYDGESASYSAKSSSSKREIENNACDDIEVRNALAFTIDFGDGRKQVDQQRHEKMLERFQNRHRRGVSLSKLETQSASSSTTIRPPQTANLPRKHQQPLSNEQVEVKLRDKSTSSRAARNSRHSWSPRTSITDVATKVSSKQTKALNKFAPKSTTLQMAFEQQHISCSSSEQNAESMDSSIGIHCSQPPLENFNSEKDDSVSEAGTYTLDGDNYTEEQKERMNIDRIPVSSTHESNQKSLFTIESVPSIPKRPTNFQEELEVIDLDQAYFDNQPATRKKPNVLEVDLAHESTLSTTHKPKQSYLEKLKTRVRNITHKHKSYEGNVVKEVKASPDQGTFTSVTTSGILSIKPSLESHPRLQRRNSLTKAHIDSSEYVEGRANLNIHRKNDEPKILNCYTDSEKAIEKINYRSSNVNQPVDSSTISSAVSKKDWIQEWAKNAREYSRHTDDANLADSAMTQSYNFEKKNQFGYDYNIDMTKSDYYDSKKYDQLEDNMNKYHLSKKQRDLLFNNTSNSEPTIQQDYVGYGGDDKNFIRCGSLRQSGKIGASKPPMSPSKIPSPVCSTGRARSVSRNRSLQGSNSDISMNETEMYLHKTAAAISTLQNLHRRNSQRSASLHNSSHSSPMSPASRHMSPKISPMNSLRSPIRPVNAFDVDCQIYPRQHQSLLSRQQQNPMLNHRRNLSFDNSDYYENMLSGMNDQLANSYDTQQLNAMLEFKKHTRHNSFEGITTLPPKPLKCSQKLGISTTIGRDIQIQPGNSIEYDDDDDDNILVVSTDLRNMSLGAKKEDFSTRKKQAPISKIEPVPKGLAASAIDTAHNSSPIKRSSSFSVKSLKGITPTHTPKMSTKKQVGNVQIQKSASSTSFKKLVTDYNTYDNDLYINNDDDLELDNDLSSNSELSDKEEAAAKSEKQSITNTRGNKTFQMRVEQNRKIAMAGKQGAAACPNTPEPPRRALNIKGAVRDRSSMPRDSSLNRMKQDMTMSRKSVTKELVSKEPASKTKVQPKYMDISKYKTNNSANFLKKDETKSYLFKPDLKKSPSTSSVSMARADPNRISVRSVKSAGPKPGKKEAPKAKEQELEMWRRRASYDPMKAAMEGKRKQEEAKRAAQQQVDRLKTVESSVLRSKSYHSGVGAGGMSRVCDSTVGDCEFMDNISSSSQPSNRWTLTSNESSDELDDEH from the exons ATGgagcaaaaatcaaatatgcAGTGCAATATTAAGGAACAGCCCTCGGATCGAGAATCGGAGGAGCTGGAACAAGAAAAGGTGGATTTGAGTCCCGAAAACTCCAAAAAGAGTGACAATTCACCTGCTGATGATACTTTTTCTAAGCTGGCTGCAGATGCAGATAATGGAGAGAAATTACAATGCATGACTGGTACTTTATATGATGGAGAGAGTGCAAGTTATAGTGCAAAATCAAGTTCGTCAAAGcgtgaaattgaaaataatgctTGTGACGATATTGAAGTGCGGAATGCATTAGCATTTACTATTGATTTCGGAGATGGTCGGAAGCAGGTTGATCAACAAAGGCACGAGAAAATGCTTGAGCGTTTTCAAAATCGTCACAGACGAGGAGTGTCTTTATCAAAATTAGAAACCCAGTCAGCTTCTTCTTCAACAACGATAAGACCACCACAGACTGCAAATCTACCAAGAAAACATCAGCAGCCTTTGTCGAATGAGCAAGTAGAAGTGAAACTACGAGATAAAAGTACATCTTCGAGAGCTGCGAGAAATTCACGACACAGTTGGAGTCCCAGAACCAGTATTACCGATGTAGCCACCAAAGTATCATCGAAACAAACGAAAGCCCTCAATAAATTTGCTCCAAAATCAACCACCCTCCAGATGGCTTTCGAACAACAACACATTTCCTGTTCCAGTTCCGAGCAAAATGCGGAAAGTATGGATTCGTCTATCGGAATCCATTGTAGTCAACCTCcgttagaaaattttaacagcgAAAAGGACGACAGTGTAAGTGAAGCAGGAACTTACACGCTAGATGGTGATAATTATACAGAAGAACAAAAAGAGAGAATGAACATAGACCGTATACCAGTCAGTAGCACTCATGAGTCGAACCAGAAATCACTTTTCACAATAGAATCAGTTCCATCAATTCCAAAGCGGCCAACGAATTTTCAAGAAGAACTAGAAGTTATTGACTTAGATCAAGCATATTTTGATAACCAACCTGCTACTCGAAAGAAACCCAACGTTTTGGAagtcgatctggcacacgaatcAACTTTGTCAACAACACATAAACCTAAACAGTCTTATttggaaaaacttaaaactagagTTAGAAATATAACACACAAACATAAATCGTACGAAGGAAACGTCGTCAAAGAAGTGAAAGCTTCTCCTGATCAGGGCACATTCACTTCAGTAACTACAAGTGGAATTCTTAGTATTAAACCGTCTTTGGAAAGCCATCCGCGTTTGCAAAGAAGAAATAGTCTCACAAAAGCTCACATTGATAGTTCCGAATATGTGGAGGGTAGAGCAAACCTCAACATTCATAGGAAAAATGATGAACCCAAAATACTCAACTGCTACACCGATTCAGAGAaggcaattgaaaaaataaactaccgAAGCTCAAATGTTAATCAACCAGTAGACAGTTCTACCATAAGTTCAGCAGTGAGTAAAAAAGATTGGATTCAAGAGTGGGCCAAGAATGCTCGAGAATATTCCAGACACACAGATGATGCGAATCTAGCAGATTCGGCGATGACTCAAAGCTACAACTTCGAGAAGAAGAATCAATTCGGCTACGATTACAATATCGATATGACCAAAAGTGATTATTACGATTCGAAAAAGTACGACCAACTCGAGGACAACATGAACAAGTATCATCTGAGTAAGAAACAACGAGATCTGTTGTTCAACAACACCAGCAACAGTGAACCTACCATTCAACAGGACTATGTTGGATACGGTGGCGACGATAAGAACTTTATCCGTTGTGGAAGTTTGCGGCAGTCGGGAAAAATTGGTGCCTCCAAACCTCCCATGAGCCCTAGCAAGATTCCGTCGCCGGTGTGCTCCACGGGGCGTGCAAGAAGCGTCAGTCGGAACCGCAGCCTACAAGGAAGTAATTCG gATATATCAATGAATGAGACTGAAATGTATTTGCATAAGACTGCTGCAGCGATATCAACTTTGCAAAATCTGCACAGAAGGAATTCTCAAAGAAGCGCTTCGTTGCACAATTCTTCCCACTCCAGCCCCATGAGCCCAGCTTCGCGTCATATGTCGCCGAAGATATCTCCCATGAACAGCCTCCGTTCTCCAATACGTCCAGTGAATGCATTCGATGTAGACTGCCAAATATACCCGAGGCAGCATCAATCACTGTTGAGTCGACAGCAGCAAAACCCAATGCTTAACCACAGAAGGAATCTTTCGTTCGACAATTCCGACTATTATGAAAATATGCTATCTGGCATGAACGACCAACTAGCGAATAGTTACGATACTCAGCAATTGAATGCAATGTTAGAGTTTAAAAAACACACGCGACATAATTCTTTCGAAGGAATAACCACCCTACCGCCAAAACCATTAAAATGTTCTCAAAAACTAGGAATATCAACGACTATCGGTCGGGATATTCAAATTCAACCTGGAAATTCTATCGagtatgatgatgatgatgatgacaacatttTAGTCGTATCGACAGATCTACGCAATATGTCACTGGGCGCAAAGAAGGAAGATTTCTCAACACGCAAAAAGCAGGCGCCGATATCAAAAATTGAGCCAGTACCAAAAGGTCTGGCAGCTTCCGCAATAGATACGGCTCACAACTCTTCTCCCATAAAGAGGTCGAGCTCGTTTTCGGTCAAATCATTAAAAGGAATCACACCGACGCACACTCCAAAAATGTCCACGAAAAAACAAGTTGGAAATGTACAGATTCAAAAATCGGCCAGTAGCACtagttttaaaaaacttgttACCGATTACAATACCTATGATAATGATTTATACATCAACAACGATGACGATCTAGAACTAGACAACGATCTATCTTCGAACTCAGAACTAAGCGACAAGGAAGAAGCGGCCGCGAAATCTGAAAAGCAAAGCATAACGAACACGCGAGGCAACAAGACGTTCCAGATGAGGGTGGAACAGAACAGGAAGATAGCCATGGCAGGCAAACAAGGCGCCGCAGCTTGTCCGAACACGCCAGAACCTCCACGCAGAGCACTAAACATCAAAGGTGCGGTGCGTGATCGATCGTCCATGCCCAGGGATTCTAGCCTGAACCGCATGAAACAAGACATGACGATGTCCCGTAAAAGCGTTACTAAGGAGCTGGTCTCAAAAGAGCCTGCCTCAAAAACAAAGGTTCAGCCAAAATATATGGACATCTCAAAGTATAAAACAAACAACAGTGCTAATTTCCTGAAGAAAGACGAAACGAAAAGCTATCTGTTCAAGCCAGATTTAAAGAAAAGCCCCAGCACTTCTTCCGTTTCGATGGCCAGAGCCGATCCGAACAGAATCAGCGTGAGGAGTGTCAAATCTGCTGGACCCAAACCGGGGAAGAAAGAAG